Proteins from one Microbacterium hatanonis genomic window:
- a CDS encoding pirin family protein translates to MTRLDTDGAAGQSPETEGPVACDGPRSLLLEAREVPLGGVRAMSVHRSLPQRALPMVGAWCFLDRFGPQEAKMRVEPHPHIGLQTVTWPFVGDVRHRDAVGSDVLVRRGALNLMTSGAGISHSEYSVGDDPVPLDALQLWVALPESRRHGAPAFEQHAELPVVSLEAVGAGAGGEATVVLGELAGVVSPATVHTPIVGAEVRIPAGSTVRIPLRPDWEYAVVGCFGEAHVASEPTGSVALDSTHLLYLGTSRDGVDVSSVTDATVFLLGGEPFEADIVMWWNFVGRTHDEIVEARDEWEAAAARFGRVVDHGDERIPAPPLPGVRLTPRRRPDRPRD, encoded by the coding sequence GTGACCCGGCTCGACACCGACGGCGCCGCGGGCCAGTCGCCCGAGACCGAGGGCCCCGTCGCCTGCGACGGCCCCCGCAGCCTGCTGCTCGAGGCACGGGAGGTGCCGCTGGGCGGGGTTCGGGCGATGTCGGTGCACCGCAGCCTGCCGCAGCGTGCACTGCCGATGGTCGGAGCCTGGTGCTTCCTCGACCGTTTCGGACCGCAGGAGGCGAAGATGCGCGTCGAGCCGCATCCGCACATCGGCCTCCAGACGGTCACCTGGCCGTTCGTCGGAGACGTGCGGCATCGCGACGCGGTGGGCAGCGACGTCCTCGTGCGACGCGGCGCGCTCAACCTCATGACGAGCGGCGCCGGCATCTCGCATTCCGAGTACTCGGTCGGCGACGACCCCGTGCCCCTCGACGCCCTCCAGCTGTGGGTCGCGCTCCCCGAGTCGCGCCGCCACGGCGCACCCGCTTTCGAGCAGCACGCCGAGCTGCCGGTGGTCTCGCTCGAGGCCGTCGGCGCCGGCGCCGGGGGCGAAGCCACCGTCGTGCTGGGCGAGCTCGCCGGCGTCGTCTCGCCCGCGACCGTCCACACCCCGATCGTCGGTGCCGAGGTGCGCATTCCGGCCGGATCCACGGTGCGGATCCCGCTGCGCCCCGACTGGGAGTACGCGGTCGTCGGATGCTTCGGAGAGGCGCATGTCGCGTCCGAGCCGACCGGATCCGTCGCGCTCGACAGCACGCACCTGCTCTACCTCGGCACCTCGCGCGACGGGGTCGACGTCTCGAGCGTCACCGACGCGACGGTGTTCCTCCTGGGGGGCGAGCCGTTCGAGGCCGACATCGTCATGTGGTGGAACTTCGTCGGCCGCACCCACGACGAGATCGTCGAGGCCCGCGACGAGTGGGAGGCGGCCGCTGCCCGGTTCGGCCGCGTCGTCGACCACGGCGACGAGCGCATCCCCGCGCCGCCCCTTCCCGGCGTGCGCCTCACCCCGCGCAGGCGCCCCGACCGGCCCCGCGACTGA
- a CDS encoding pentapeptide repeat-containing protein yields the protein MARRPALTAPRIDPIALPDLDDGDVDDLFAGASLDARRFASVDLDGRDLVDVSFTECALTDVSAHDADLRASRFVETTIDRLIAPVLRASRSHLRDVRIAGSRLGSVELYDSGLQSVHLVGCKLGYVNLRGAELRDVQFTDCTIDELDLGRARATRVAFRDCRVASLDLTGATLSNVDLRGLALQQLTGIEGLKGATLDSSQVALLADLFAARLGITVLD from the coding sequence ATGGCACGCCGCCCCGCCCTCACCGCACCGCGCATCGACCCGATCGCCCTCCCCGACCTCGACGACGGCGACGTCGACGACCTCTTCGCGGGAGCGAGCCTCGACGCCCGGCGCTTCGCCAGCGTCGACCTCGACGGGCGCGACCTCGTCGATGTGTCGTTCACCGAGTGCGCGCTGACCGATGTCTCCGCCCACGACGCCGACCTGCGGGCGTCTCGGTTCGTCGAGACGACGATCGATCGACTGATCGCCCCGGTGCTGCGCGCCTCTCGCTCGCACCTCCGCGACGTGCGCATCGCGGGGTCGCGCCTCGGGTCTGTCGAGCTCTACGACTCCGGCCTGCAGTCGGTGCACCTCGTCGGGTGCAAGCTCGGCTACGTGAACCTCCGCGGCGCCGAGCTGCGCGACGTGCAGTTCACCGACTGCACGATCGACGAACTCGACCTCGGTCGGGCGCGCGCGACGCGGGTCGCGTTCCGCGACTGCCGCGTCGCGAGCCTCGACCTCACCGGCGCGACGCTCTCAAACGTCGACCTGCGCGGGCTCGCGCTGCAGCAGCTCACCGGGATCGAGGGCCTCAAGGGAGCGACCCTCGACAGTTCGCAGGTCGCCCTGCTCGCCGACCTGTTCGCCGCGCGGCTCGGCATCACCGTCCTCGACTGA
- a CDS encoding ECF transporter S component — translation MAAASRLSTRVLLVCAAIGVATGLLGAVAGWVTPAVIAGIPVIYGFVLGVHVIPGIISQEVLRLPLVALITHVLAALVSSAVAPQFALSFLGTALLFGGIQEGVAALTRYRVWRSWRFFISALIIGAVIAVAVGFIAHLSTMAPWAGVAYLVLAVLGPVAWTAVALAIGAALRRTGVGRVPGHR, via the coding sequence GTGGCGGCAGCATCCCGACTCTCCACGCGCGTCCTTCTGGTGTGCGCGGCGATCGGCGTCGCCACGGGTCTGCTGGGCGCGGTCGCCGGCTGGGTCACCCCGGCGGTCATCGCCGGCATCCCGGTGATCTACGGCTTCGTCCTCGGCGTGCACGTGATCCCCGGGATCATCTCGCAGGAGGTGCTGCGCCTGCCTCTCGTGGCCCTCATCACCCACGTGCTCGCCGCTCTCGTCTCCAGCGCGGTCGCCCCGCAGTTCGCGCTGTCGTTCCTCGGCACGGCGCTGCTGTTCGGCGGCATCCAGGAGGGCGTCGCAGCCCTGACCCGCTACCGCGTCTGGCGGTCGTGGCGCTTCTTCATCTCGGCGCTCATCATCGGCGCCGTCATCGCGGTCGCCGTCGGATTCATCGCGCACCTGTCGACGATGGCGCCCTGGGCGGGCGTCGCCTATCTGGTGCTCGCCGTGCTCGGCCCGGTCGCCTGGACGGCCGTCGCGCTGGCCATCGGCGCCGCTCTCCGTCGCACCGGCGTCGGCCGCGTGCCCGGGCACCGCTGA
- a CDS encoding ABC transporter ATP-binding protein, giving the protein MTSAPLLRVRGVGITHDEAQTPTPADVTFDVAPGEVVLLLGPSGSGKSTLALALNGLIPQAVPATVVGTVRVGDADAATTPVAELSTRVAMVFQDPDAQLVTGTVLDEVAFGPENLRLPVDEVLARAETALRRVGLWHRRADNPDLLSGGGRQRLAIACALAMGSPLLVLDEPTANLDPRGIEEVYAALSELVAEGDRAIVLVEHNLDAAVGLVDRVVVIDARGTLVMDDTVDAVMRGRADELLALGVWLPTSALAAMRLRRAGMSLDPLPLTPAELHAALEAEPSTEAPAEIGGIGENRQPAAARAPITADSTDSGGAREAASTAASAPVIRVRGLTLTRGRTPVLHDVDLDIAAGEFVAVVGANGAGKTSLVQALAGVVRPPRGTVEVDGLDVHRTDARTLAASVGFVFQNPEHQFVANSAFDELAHGLRMQRLPDDEVHRRVDDMLERFGLAHRADAHPFLLSGGQKRRLSVGTALIGGARILVLDEPTFGQDRARADELLSLLKGLHAEGTTVVVVTHDMQLVTDYAERTVVVSDGRIVTAAPTAAVFADDALIERAGLRPPPLRRALRGLTHHPSLSSVARIADLPGGPG; this is encoded by the coding sequence ATGACGTCCGCCCCCCTCTTGCGCGTGCGCGGGGTCGGCATCACCCACGACGAGGCGCAGACACCCACGCCCGCCGACGTCACGTTCGACGTCGCGCCGGGCGAGGTCGTGCTCCTGCTCGGGCCGAGCGGCTCGGGCAAATCGACGCTCGCCCTCGCTCTGAACGGGCTGATCCCTCAGGCGGTCCCCGCGACCGTCGTCGGGACGGTGCGGGTCGGAGACGCGGATGCGGCGACCACCCCCGTGGCGGAGCTCAGCACGCGAGTGGCCATGGTGTTCCAAGACCCCGATGCTCAGCTCGTCACGGGCACCGTGCTCGACGAGGTGGCCTTCGGGCCGGAGAACCTGCGACTGCCGGTCGACGAGGTGCTCGCGCGCGCCGAGACGGCGCTCCGGCGCGTCGGACTCTGGCACCGCCGCGCCGACAACCCCGACCTGCTGTCGGGCGGCGGGCGCCAGCGCCTCGCGATCGCCTGCGCACTGGCGATGGGCTCGCCCCTCCTCGTGCTCGACGAGCCGACGGCGAACCTCGATCCCCGTGGCATCGAAGAGGTCTACGCGGCGCTCTCAGAGCTCGTCGCCGAGGGCGACCGCGCGATCGTGCTCGTCGAGCACAACCTCGACGCCGCCGTCGGGCTCGTCGACCGGGTCGTGGTGATCGACGCCCGGGGAACCCTCGTCATGGACGACACCGTCGACGCCGTGATGCGCGGCCGCGCCGACGAGCTGCTCGCGCTCGGAGTGTGGCTGCCGACATCCGCGCTGGCCGCGATGCGCCTGCGCCGAGCCGGGATGTCGCTCGATCCCCTGCCCCTGACCCCCGCCGAGCTGCACGCGGCGCTCGAGGCCGAACCGTCGACGGAGGCGCCCGCCGAGATCGGTGGAATCGGCGAGAACAGGCAACCCGCAGCCGCACGCGCACCGATCACGGCCGATTCCACCGATTCGGGTGGAGCTCGAGAGGCTGCGTCGACCGCAGCATCCGCCCCGGTGATCCGAGTGCGCGGGCTCACGCTGACACGCGGGCGCACCCCCGTGCTGCACGACGTCGATCTCGACATCGCCGCCGGCGAGTTCGTCGCGGTCGTCGGCGCGAACGGCGCCGGCAAGACGAGCCTCGTGCAGGCGCTCGCGGGAGTCGTGCGACCGCCCCGCGGCACGGTCGAGGTCGACGGGCTCGATGTGCACCGCACCGACGCGCGCACTCTCGCCGCCTCGGTCGGATTCGTCTTCCAGAACCCCGAGCACCAGTTCGTGGCGAATTCGGCCTTCGACGAGCTCGCCCACGGACTCCGGATGCAGCGGCTCCCCGACGACGAGGTGCACCGCCGCGTCGACGACATGCTCGAGCGCTTCGGGCTGGCGCACCGCGCGGACGCGCACCCGTTCCTCCTGTCGGGAGGACAGAAGCGGCGACTGTCGGTCGGCACGGCGCTGATCGGCGGCGCACGCATCCTGGTGCTCGACGAGCCGACGTTCGGCCAGGACCGCGCCCGCGCCGACGAACTGCTGTCGCTGCTGAAGGGGCTCCACGCGGAGGGCACCACGGTCGTCGTGGTGACGCACGACATGCAGCTCGTGACCGACTACGCCGAGCGCACGGTGGTCGTCTCCGACGGACGCATCGTCACGGCGGCGCCGACCGCGGCCGTGTTCGCCGACGATGCGCTCATCGAACGCGCGGGGCTGCGTCCGCCGCCGCTGCGGCGAGCGCTCCGCGGGCTGACGCACCATCCGTCGCTGTCGTCCGTGGCACGCATCGCCGACCTTCCCGGGGGCCCGGGGTGA
- a CDS encoding energy-coupling factor transporter transmembrane component T, with amino-acid sequence MTVAIDPYAEAAPSRGLRFLPALNPLAKIAAPLPAMIALVFARDLVTPLSFLVLAYAVLLVGARLSGRMLGLLALAIPASVLVIGLGFSVWADAARVDQSVAVLQLGGWTLYGGALATGFSTALRLGAIVSLALVGGLTTTGPDLVRSLVQQLRVPYRIGYTALAAFRFVPRFGHELEIIRQAHRVRGAHGGRGPLAAAARWGGYVVPLLAGAIRHAERVALAMDARAFGAHPTRTERHLVPFRARDAVFVVAFWTASAALFLLAGSW; translated from the coding sequence GTGACCGTCGCCATCGACCCGTACGCCGAGGCCGCGCCCTCCCGCGGGCTGCGCTTCCTTCCGGCGCTGAACCCGCTCGCGAAGATCGCCGCGCCCCTTCCCGCGATGATCGCGCTGGTGTTCGCTCGGGATCTCGTCACACCGCTGTCGTTCCTCGTGCTGGCGTATGCCGTGCTGCTGGTGGGCGCCCGGCTGAGCGGGCGGATGCTGGGGCTGCTCGCCCTGGCCATCCCCGCGTCCGTGCTCGTGATCGGCCTCGGATTCTCGGTCTGGGCAGACGCGGCGCGCGTCGACCAGTCGGTGGCCGTACTGCAGCTCGGCGGGTGGACGCTGTACGGCGGAGCTCTCGCGACCGGGTTCTCGACGGCGCTGCGGCTCGGCGCGATCGTCTCCCTCGCGCTCGTCGGAGGGCTCACCACGACCGGCCCCGACCTGGTGCGCTCGCTCGTGCAGCAGCTGCGCGTGCCCTACCGGATCGGGTACACCGCACTGGCCGCTTTCCGCTTCGTGCCGAGGTTCGGGCACGAGCTGGAGATCATCCGCCAGGCGCATCGTGTGCGGGGAGCGCACGGCGGCCGAGGGCCGCTCGCCGCCGCCGCACGCTGGGGAGGTTATGTCGTGCCGCTGCTGGCCGGAGCGATCCGGCACGCCGAGCGGGTCGCGCTCGCCATGGACGCCCGGGCCTTCGGCGCGCACCCCACCCGCACCGAGCGGCATCTCGTGCCGTTCCGCGCGCGAGACGCGGTGTTCGTCGTGGCGTTCTGGACAGCATCCGCCGCCCTCTTCCTGCTCGCCGGATCGTGGTGA
- a CDS encoding ECF transporter S component, which produces MSRVSTAYLLTCAAIGVAGGILLLGANWVSTALFATVPFISVILIGLWLLPAVVGMRLLERPLAALLVGLISGLVLVPFSGYGFGSVATNLWYAAFVELPFLLVLYRFWSRWQYFAGAVVVGAVYPVLASATFDLFSFPWWGQSLFFVLTLVSSIGGVALGIAIADRLRRTGVARIARRRPPVRA; this is translated from the coding sequence ATGTCGAGAGTGTCCACCGCGTACCTGCTGACCTGCGCCGCCATCGGCGTCGCAGGCGGCATCCTGCTCCTCGGCGCCAACTGGGTCTCGACGGCGCTGTTCGCGACCGTGCCGTTCATCTCGGTCATCCTCATCGGGCTCTGGCTGCTTCCCGCGGTCGTGGGCATGCGCCTCCTCGAGCGCCCCCTCGCGGCCCTCCTCGTCGGCCTCATCTCGGGCCTGGTGCTCGTGCCCTTCTCGGGCTACGGATTCGGCAGCGTCGCGACGAACCTCTGGTACGCCGCCTTCGTGGAGCTGCCGTTCCTCCTCGTGCTCTACCGGTTCTGGTCGAGGTGGCAGTACTTCGCCGGCGCCGTCGTGGTCGGCGCCGTCTACCCCGTCCTCGCGTCCGCCACCTTCGATCTCTTCTCCTTCCCGTGGTGGGGCCAGTCGCTGTTCTTCGTGCTCACGCTCGTCAGTTCGATCGGCGGCGTCGCGCTCGGCATCGCGATCGCCGACCGACTCCGGCGCACCGGAGTCGCCCGTATTGCTCGCCGCCGCCCGCCGGTGCGGGCCTGA
- a CDS encoding LCP family protein, which yields MARRRKTVAQHARLGSPSALRQLTTLVAVAVAVVLVSIAGTAAYTAYDLTTSFTQGAVETEQDSPIPPDIGEIEGGVNLLVTGIDECEEKYRELFGARCDGPDAETQLNDVNMLLHISDDPRRVTVISFPRDLIFSAPGCTRNDGTTWQGGRIQINETYELGGLNCVIDSIEGLSGQQIQFAATVTFGGVIEITDAIGGVEICLDKGMRDSNTGIDWPAGNRTVQGIDALQFLRTRYGVGGSDLARISNQQQYMSKLARKLVSDDVLTNPATLYRLASSTLRSVTPTDTLTNPITLVQIALAVKDVPFEDIVFVQYPSVTAAGDTNRVEPNTSAATQLWEAIEQNRPLELTGDVGANGGVVEVTPEPTVPEETSDPPQTPDPAQTPDDAAATPGDVATLPPSITGSTAAQDTCSSGNLRQ from the coding sequence ATGGCCCGACGACGCAAGACCGTGGCGCAGCACGCGCGCCTCGGATCGCCGAGCGCCCTACGCCAACTCACGACGCTGGTCGCGGTGGCGGTCGCCGTGGTTCTGGTCTCCATCGCGGGCACCGCTGCCTACACGGCCTACGACCTCACCACCAGCTTCACCCAGGGCGCGGTCGAGACCGAGCAGGATTCTCCGATCCCGCCCGACATCGGTGAGATCGAGGGAGGCGTCAACCTCCTCGTCACGGGGATCGACGAGTGCGAGGAGAAGTATCGCGAACTGTTCGGCGCGCGGTGCGACGGCCCCGATGCCGAGACCCAGCTCAACGATGTGAACATGCTGCTGCACATCTCCGACGATCCGCGTCGGGTCACAGTGATCTCGTTCCCGCGCGACCTGATCTTCTCGGCACCGGGATGCACGCGCAACGACGGCACGACGTGGCAGGGCGGACGCATCCAGATCAATGAGACGTACGAGCTCGGCGGACTGAACTGCGTGATCGATTCCATCGAGGGTCTGAGCGGTCAGCAGATCCAGTTCGCCGCGACCGTGACCTTCGGCGGCGTCATCGAGATCACCGACGCGATCGGGGGCGTGGAGATCTGCCTCGACAAGGGCATGCGCGACTCGAATACGGGAATCGACTGGCCCGCCGGCAATCGCACGGTGCAGGGGATCGACGCGCTGCAGTTCCTGCGCACCCGCTACGGCGTGGGCGGCAGCGACCTCGCCCGCATCAGCAACCAGCAGCAGTACATGTCGAAGCTCGCCCGCAAACTTGTCAGCGACGACGTGCTCACGAACCCCGCGACCCTCTACCGCCTCGCCTCATCGACGTTGCGGAGCGTCACCCCGACCGACACCCTCACGAACCCGATCACGCTGGTGCAGATCGCCCTCGCCGTGAAGGACGTACCGTTCGAGGACATCGTGTTCGTGCAGTATCCGTCGGTGACGGCTGCCGGAGACACCAACCGTGTCGAGCCGAACACCTCCGCGGCGACGCAGCTCTGGGAGGCGATCGAACAGAACCGCCCGCTCGAACTGACAGGAGACGTGGGCGCCAACGGCGGGGTCGTCGAGGTCACGCCCGAGCCCACCGTTCCCGAAGAGACGTCCGATCCGCCGCAGACGCCCGATCCCGCCCAGACGCCCGACGACGCCGCCGCCACTCCCGGCGACGTGGCGACGCTGCCGCCCAGCATCACCGGCTCGACCGCCGCACAGGACACCTGCTCGTCGGGGAATCTCCGCCAGTAG
- a CDS encoding M15 family metallopeptidase produces MTEPGPFSPRTRREARVAAERASSPPRTLARHARGRRAARLRAIFAVAASGALLFGGAGAVTAAVAGGVLTEGAPVSAPDRLSTPSEPSPSIDAMIQAMPVEGLPSPTMNATAAGGALCDDPAFAEVLASGDDAAVIAAAGGAEAFRSAVAAGAAPCIPLGDPNRTWVVVNKQRPFSPIDFGPSPLALPEGVKSLSGGELRTDAATALSAMVGAARDAGVGDLAMESGYRSYSTQQSTYRGHVSDRGVAGADLVSARPGFSEHQSGLGADVVACGTSGCGSLDDLAATPQGAWVAEHAWEHGWIVRYLDGRTDVTGYLPEPWHLRYVGPELARAYHDGGWTTLEEFFGLPAAPGYAS; encoded by the coding sequence GTGACGGAACCCGGCCCGTTCTCCCCCCGCACGCGCCGAGAGGCGCGTGTGGCGGCCGAGCGCGCGTCCAGCCCGCCGCGCACCCTGGCTCGACATGCGCGGGGCCGCCGAGCCGCGCGCCTGCGGGCGATCTTCGCCGTGGCGGCCTCCGGCGCGCTGCTCTTCGGCGGGGCGGGGGCGGTCACCGCCGCGGTCGCGGGAGGGGTGCTCACCGAGGGCGCGCCCGTCTCCGCGCCGGACCGTCTCTCCACCCCGAGCGAACCCTCGCCGAGCATCGACGCGATGATCCAGGCGATGCCCGTCGAAGGGCTCCCGTCGCCGACGATGAACGCCACCGCCGCCGGCGGCGCCCTCTGCGATGACCCGGCGTTCGCCGAGGTGCTCGCCTCCGGAGACGACGCTGCGGTGATCGCCGCTGCGGGCGGCGCCGAGGCTTTCCGCTCGGCGGTTGCTGCGGGCGCGGCGCCGTGCATCCCGCTCGGCGACCCGAACCGCACCTGGGTCGTCGTCAACAAGCAGCGGCCGTTCTCGCCGATCGACTTCGGCCCGTCGCCCCTGGCCCTCCCCGAGGGAGTGAAGAGCCTCTCCGGCGGAGAGTTGCGGACGGATGCGGCGACCGCCCTGTCGGCGATGGTGGGCGCCGCTCGTGACGCGGGCGTGGGCGATCTCGCGATGGAGAGCGGCTACCGCTCCTACTCGACGCAGCAGTCCACCTACCGCGGCCACGTCAGCGACCGTGGTGTCGCCGGCGCCGACCTCGTCAGCGCGCGGCCCGGTTTCAGCGAGCACCAGTCGGGCCTCGGTGCCGACGTCGTGGCGTGCGGCACGTCGGGATGCGGCTCGCTCGACGACCTCGCTGCGACCCCGCAGGGCGCGTGGGTCGCCGAGCACGCGTGGGAGCACGGCTGGATCGTGCGTTACCTCGACGGGCGCACCGACGTCACCGGCTATCTCCCCGAGCCGTGGCACCTGCGGTACGTCGGCCCCGAGCTCGCCCGGGCGTACCACGACGGCGGCTGGACGACGCTCGAGGAGTTCTTCGGCCTCCCCGCCGCCCCCGGCTACGCGAGCTGA
- a CDS encoding intein-containing Rv2578c family radical SAM protein, giving the protein MRWQGQQLGVTDAAALPGLERMDGLVRSVTTPEFAGMTFHEVLAKTALNRVPGASAMPFDWTVNPYRGCSHACTYCLSPDTLILMADGRQRPMSGLRPGDEIIGTERSGSYRRYVRTTVRATWTTRKRAHRVTLADGTEIVASGDHRFLSERGWKYVTGTMAGAARRPYLTPQNRLQGFGIGGPPMIDPPLGEDFRRGYLAGMIRGDGMIFHRTYDDGRRVRTVHRFRLALADTEALDRTRTLLAAEGIATNTRPFGEATSTRQEITALHTAKGGDIRRLESLVSEPALRSKDWHAGYLSGMFDAEGSCSRGILRISNKDADVLRMLREALTAFDFPYVQEPPRENGVSTIRLRGGLPVRQRFFSVTAPSITRKLDIVGTAVKTFSDLRVTGIEDLGTEIDMIDITTGTGDFVANGVISHNCFARGTHEYLDLDAGNDFDNQIVVKVNVAEVLRKELRRGSWAREPVMLGTNTDPYQRAEGRYRLMPQIASALTETGTPFSILTKGSLLRRDLPLLAEAAASVRVSLAMSIGVFDDALQHSIEPGTPSAQARLDTVRAATELGFRVTVFLMPVIPHLTDSIAALDDALRRISEAGAVRVVYGALHLRPGVKPWFFEWLEREHPELVSSYRGLYPGVSTSAPKAYRTWLSKRVRPLLRMHRLDGHDEDDHPRGRPQPGLAARTPLATPTVRPAVAPATLF; this is encoded by the coding sequence ATGAGATGGCAGGGACAACAGCTGGGCGTGACGGATGCTGCGGCCCTGCCCGGTCTCGAGCGCATGGACGGCCTCGTGCGATCGGTCACCACTCCGGAGTTCGCCGGCATGACCTTCCACGAGGTGCTCGCGAAGACGGCGCTCAACCGCGTTCCGGGCGCGTCGGCGATGCCCTTCGACTGGACGGTGAACCCGTATCGGGGGTGCAGCCATGCGTGCACGTATTGCCTTTCACCCGACACCCTGATCCTCATGGCCGACGGACGGCAACGCCCAATGTCCGGCCTGCGTCCGGGCGACGAGATCATCGGAACCGAGCGATCGGGCTCGTACCGGCGATATGTCCGCACGACCGTGAGGGCGACCTGGACCACGCGCAAGCGCGCCCATCGGGTGACACTGGCAGACGGCACCGAGATCGTCGCAAGCGGCGACCACCGCTTCCTCAGCGAGAGGGGCTGGAAATACGTCACCGGCACGATGGCAGGAGCCGCCCGGCGCCCCTACCTGACACCGCAGAACCGGCTGCAGGGATTCGGCATCGGCGGCCCCCCGATGATCGATCCGCCTCTCGGAGAAGACTTCCGCCGTGGATACCTGGCGGGGATGATCCGCGGCGACGGGATGATCTTCCACCGCACCTACGACGACGGACGCCGCGTGCGGACGGTGCATCGCTTCCGCCTCGCTCTCGCCGACACCGAAGCACTCGACCGCACCCGCACGTTGCTCGCCGCCGAGGGGATCGCGACGAATACCCGCCCGTTCGGCGAGGCTACTTCCACGAGACAGGAGATCACCGCGCTCCACACGGCGAAGGGCGGGGATATTCGGCGGCTCGAGAGCCTCGTGTCCGAACCTGCGCTGCGCTCGAAGGACTGGCATGCCGGCTACCTGAGCGGCATGTTCGACGCGGAAGGCTCATGCTCACGTGGCATCCTCCGGATCTCGAACAAGGACGCAGACGTGCTGCGGATGCTGCGCGAAGCCCTCACCGCGTTCGACTTCCCGTACGTGCAGGAGCCGCCGAGGGAGAACGGGGTATCCACGATCCGTCTGCGGGGAGGCCTCCCCGTCCGCCAACGATTCTTCTCGGTCACCGCCCCGTCGATCACTCGCAAGCTCGACATTGTCGGAACCGCTGTCAAGACGTTCAGCGACCTCCGAGTGACCGGCATCGAAGACCTTGGCACCGAGATCGACATGATCGACATCACTACCGGGACCGGTGACTTCGTCGCCAACGGAGTGATCAGCCACAACTGCTTCGCACGCGGCACGCACGAGTACCTCGATCTCGATGCGGGCAACGACTTCGACAACCAGATCGTCGTGAAGGTGAACGTCGCCGAGGTGCTGCGCAAGGAGCTTCGGCGCGGCTCGTGGGCCCGGGAGCCCGTGATGCTCGGCACGAACACCGACCCCTATCAGCGCGCCGAGGGTCGGTACCGGCTGATGCCGCAGATCGCTTCGGCGCTCACCGAGACGGGCACGCCGTTCTCGATCCTCACGAAGGGCTCGCTCCTGCGGCGCGACCTTCCGCTGCTGGCGGAGGCCGCCGCATCCGTACGAGTGTCGCTCGCGATGTCGATCGGGGTGTTCGACGACGCGCTGCAGCACTCGATCGAACCGGGGACCCCCAGCGCACAGGCGCGACTCGACACCGTGCGGGCGGCGACCGAGCTGGGCTTCCGGGTGACGGTGTTCCTCATGCCGGTGATCCCGCACCTGACCGACTCGATCGCGGCGCTCGACGACGCGCTGCGGCGCATCAGCGAGGCCGGGGCCGTGCGAGTCGTCTACGGCGCGCTGCACCTGCGTCCGGGCGTCAAACCGTGGTTCTTCGAGTGGCTCGAGCGGGAGCACCCCGAACTCGTGTCGTCGTACCGCGGTCTGTACCCGGGCGTCTCCACGTCGGCGCCCAAGGCCTACCGCACCTGGCTGTCGAAGCGGGTGCGGCCTCTGCTGCGGATGCACCGCCTCGACGGTCACGACGAGGACGACCATCCGCGCGGCCGACCGCAGCCGGGCCTCGCCGCCCGCACGCCGCTCGCGACGCCGACCGTGCGACCCGCGGTCGCTCCGGCGACCCTGTTCTGA